From a single Candidatus Margulisiibacteriota bacterium genomic region:
- a CDS encoding mechanosensitive ion channel family protein: MDIQALINIIFNSRVQIFLASYLVWVAVCWLLVKWLTGFLGKIVSRTETEIDDIILQEARLPLWLALLVIGFYVISMTVGLPRMAALRIERLTELSIVFIIIYLAARLAINFIKLTAKTRPSVRNMIPTFNRIANIVVWGVGLLMLMDLLGVSVTPVLASLGIAGLAVGLALQDTLGSFFAGLYILIDQPVRVGDYVEIENGLKGYVEKIGWRETMIRTLPNNMIVVPNTKLSQSIITNYYLPHKEIACLVEVGVSYDSDLEKVERVTCEVGREVLKRVDGGIKNFEPFIRYHTFADFSVNFTVILRVAEFVDNYLVKHEFIKALHKRYKEEGIEIPFPIRTVRMNAKN, translated from the coding sequence ATGGATATTCAAGCTTTAATTAATATTATTTTTAACTCCCGGGTGCAGATCTTTCTGGCCAGCTATCTGGTTTGGGTCGCGGTCTGCTGGCTGCTGGTCAAATGGCTGACCGGGTTTTTGGGCAAGATCGTCAGCCGGACCGAGACCGAGATCGATGATATTATTCTGCAAGAAGCTCGCTTGCCGCTTTGGCTGGCCCTGCTGGTGATCGGTTTTTACGTTATTTCCATGACCGTCGGTTTGCCGCGGATGGCCGCCCTGCGGATCGAACGGCTGACCGAATTATCGATCGTTTTTATTATTATCTATCTGGCCGCCAGGCTTGCGATCAACTTTATTAAACTGACCGCTAAAACGCGCCCTTCGGTCAGGAACATGATCCCGACCTTTAATCGGATCGCCAACATTGTTGTCTGGGGGGTTGGCCTTTTGATGCTGATGGACCTTTTAGGGGTCTCGGTCACGCCGGTCCTCGCTTCTTTGGGAATCGCCGGCCTGGCGGTCGGTCTGGCTCTCCAGGATACGTTGGGAAGCTTTTTTGCCGGGCTTTATATTCTGATCGACCAGCCGGTCCGGGTCGGGGATTACGTTGAGATCGAGAACGGACTCAAAGGCTACGTTGAAAAGATCGGCTGGCGCGAAACGATGATCCGGACACTGCCGAACAATATGATCGTTGTCCCCAACACTAAACTGTCGCAATCGATCATTACCAATTACTATTTGCCGCATAAAGAGATCGCCTGCCTGGTGGAGGTGGGGGTCAGCTATGACAGTGACCTGGAGAAAGTGGAACGGGTTACCTGCGAGGTCGGCCGAGAAGTTTTAAAGAGAGTTGATGGGGGGATAAAGAATTTTGAGCCGTTCATCCGTTATCATACTTTTGCCGATTTTAGCGTAAATTTTACCGTTATTCTTCGTGTGGCGGAGTTTGTCGATAATTATCTGGTAAAGCATGAGTTTATCAAGGCGCTGCATAAGCGCTATAAGGAAGAAGGGATCGAGATCCCGTTCCCGATCCGGACGGTCAGGATGAACGCTAAAAATTAA
- a CDS encoding glycosyltransferase: protein MKININDYAQVTRRQNLDELLLLADRLQGKTVKMVNSTSVGGGVAEMLHRTVPLYNQLGLKVKWDVIKGGGDFFNITKAFHNALHGTKVEITKEMFEDFQETNAQNAKELIFDEDIIVIHDPQPLPLIARKKEGNAKWVWRCHIDTANPDVMLWEYLKQFIVQYDASIYSSPSFAKELPIAQYLIYPAIDPFADKNRNLSQSEIDAVLRKYEIPTDKPIITQVSRFDYLKDPIGVYEAYKLVKQYADCRFVYAGGTASDDPESNKVLAELQERVGHDPNFHILLLPPFADLEVNALQRASTIVLQKSLREGFGLTVTEALWKKKPVVATAVGGIPLQVIHNLTGLLAHSVEGVAYQIRYLLNNPAAAERMGQYGHEHVREKFLITRKIRNYLLMFIALQHQGESIISL, encoded by the coding sequence ATGAAGATCAACATCAATGACTACGCGCAGGTGACCAGGCGGCAGAATTTGGACGAACTCCTGCTGTTAGCCGATCGTTTGCAGGGGAAAACGGTCAAAATGGTCAATTCAACCTCGGTCGGCGGCGGCGTGGCCGAAATGCTCCATCGGACCGTCCCACTTTATAATCAGCTTGGTCTGAAGGTTAAATGGGACGTGATCAAAGGGGGAGGGGACTTTTTTAATATCACCAAAGCATTTCATAACGCCTTGCACGGTACCAAGGTGGAGATAACCAAGGAGATGTTTGAGGATTTTCAGGAGACAAATGCCCAAAACGCGAAAGAACTGATCTTTGACGAGGATATTATTGTTATCCACGACCCGCAGCCGCTTCCTCTGATCGCCAGGAAAAAAGAAGGGAACGCCAAATGGGTCTGGCGTTGTCATATTGACACAGCCAATCCCGATGTCATGCTCTGGGAATACTTAAAGCAGTTCATTGTCCAGTATGATGCTTCGATCTACTCATCTCCCAGCTTTGCCAAAGAATTGCCGATCGCGCAATACCTGATCTATCCGGCGATCGACCCATTTGCCGACAAGAATCGGAACCTTTCCCAAAGCGAGATCGACGCTGTTCTCAGGAAATACGAGATCCCGACCGATAAGCCGATCATTACCCAGGTCTCCCGTTTTGATTACTTAAAAGACCCGATCGGCGTATATGAAGCGTACAAACTGGTTAAACAGTACGCCGACTGCCGCTTTGTCTATGCCGGCGGGACCGCCAGTGACGATCCGGAAAGCAATAAGGTCCTGGCCGAGCTTCAGGAAAGGGTGGGGCACGACCCGAATTTTCACATTCTTCTTCTTCCTCCGTTTGCCGACCTGGAGGTCAACGCCCTCCAGCGGGCCTCGACCATTGTCCTGCAAAAATCGCTTCGGGAAGGCTTTGGCCTGACGGTGACCGAAGCTCTTTGGAAAAAGAAGCCGGTAGTGGCGACCGCCGTCGGCGGGATCCCGCTCCAGGTTATTCACAATCTGACCGGACTGTTGGCCCATTCCGTGGAAGGGGTCGCCTACCAGATAAGATATCTATTAAACAATCCGGCGGCGGCCGAACGAATGGGACAATACGGGCACGAGCATGTCCGGGAAAAATTTCTGATCACCCGGAAGATCCGGAATTATTTACTGATGTTCATCGCCCTCCAGCATCAGGGTGAGTCGATCATTTCGCTTTAG
- the otsB gene encoding trehalose-phosphatase, translating into MATKILLFLDYDGTLTPIRSRPEKAKLTDANRQKLRALLGQPLVKVVIISGRKLSILKQMVRVPGFIYVGNHGFESEVGGEHRVVPRAKKHLKVMRAIRKELSRSIRIKGGLIEDKGLTLSVHYRMVPKTKLKTFHALFAKAIKKWLGMVRVTQGKAVYEIRPPINWDKGKAVLWLIRSLRPAKYLPVYIGDDKTDEDAFRAIKGRGPSFLVGAGRPTAADHRLGTIRDVYRLIEGIVRNGEI; encoded by the coding sequence ATGGCTACTAAGATCCTTCTATTTCTTGATTATGATGGGACATTAACGCCGATCAGGAGCCGGCCGGAAAAAGCGAAGTTAACGGACGCAAACCGTCAGAAATTGCGGGCCTTGCTTGGCCAGCCGCTGGTCAAAGTCGTGATCATTTCCGGCCGCAAATTGTCCATCCTTAAGCAGATGGTCCGTGTCCCCGGTTTTATTTATGTCGGCAATCATGGCTTTGAGAGCGAGGTCGGGGGGGAGCATAGGGTCGTCCCTCGGGCAAAAAAACACCTGAAGGTCATGCGGGCGATCAGGAAGGAATTAAGCCGGTCGATCAGGATCAAGGGGGGGCTGATCGAAGATAAGGGATTGACGTTGAGCGTCCATTACCGGATGGTCCCCAAAACCAAGCTAAAAACTTTTCATGCGCTCTTTGCCAAAGCCATAAAAAAATGGCTGGGGATGGTGAGGGTAACTCAGGGGAAAGCGGTTTATGAGATCAGGCCGCCGATCAATTGGGACAAAGGGAAAGCGGTCCTCTGGCTGATCAGGTCGCTCCGCCCCGCGAAGTATCTGCCGGTCTATATTGGCGATGACAAGACCGACGAAGACGCTTTCCGGGCGATCAAGGGGAGAGGCCCTTCCTTCCTGGTTGGGGCCGGAAGACCAACTGCGGCCGACCATCGTTTAGGAACAATTCGGGATGTGTATCGGTTGATCGAGGGGATTGTTCGCAATGGAGAAATCTGA
- a CDS encoding ZIP family metal transporter — protein MLEVWGWSLLSVTVVSLISLVGIFTISLNRQKLGEILLILVSFAVGGLFGDAFIHLIPEAFESFGNKLVVSLLVLSGILLFFILEKFIRWRHCHVPTSENHPHPVVFMNLIGDGVHNIMDGMIIAASYLVSFPIGLATTLAVILHEIPQEIGDFGILVHGGLTVRRALLFNFLSAVLAIFGAVISLTIGPLVKDYALYILPITAGGFIYMAGSDLIPSLHDSCELGESWKQFLAIVLGLGIMVGLLYIAH, from the coding sequence ATGTTAGAAGTCTGGGGCTGGTCCCTGCTGTCGGTGACCGTGGTCAGTTTGATCTCTTTGGTCGGGATTTTCACCATTTCACTGAACCGGCAGAAACTGGGAGAGATCCTCCTTATTTTGGTCAGCTTTGCGGTTGGCGGGCTATTTGGCGACGCATTTATCCACCTGATCCCGGAAGCGTTCGAGAGTTTTGGCAATAAACTGGTAGTTTCACTCCTGGTCCTTTCCGGGATCCTCCTTTTTTTCATTCTGGAAAAGTTCATCCGCTGGCGCCATTGCCATGTGCCGACCTCCGAAAATCATCCCCATCCGGTCGTTTTTATGAACTTAATTGGAGACGGTGTTCACAATATCATGGATGGGATGATCATTGCCGCCAGCTACCTGGTCAGTTTCCCGATCGGCCTGGCAACGACCCTGGCGGTCATTCTGCACGAGATCCCGCAGGAGATCGGCGACTTTGGGATCCTGGTCCACGGCGGCTTGACGGTCCGGCGCGCTCTGCTGTTTAATTTTTTATCGGCGGTCCTGGCGATCTTCGGAGCGGTGATCTCCCTGACCATCGGGCCTTTAGTCAAAGATTACGCCCTATATATATTGCCGATCACCGCCGGCGGGTTTATCTACATGGCCGGCTCCGACCTGATCCCGTCACTGCATGATTCCTGCGAACTTGGAGAATCGTGGAAACAATTTTTGGCGATCGTATTAGGGCTCGGGATAATGGTTGGACTGCTTTATATTGCCCATTGA
- a CDS encoding cation:proton antiporter yields MELKCQSVSNILAVALLFGLIMGKFAQRLKVPKVTGYILAGLIIGPSFLGLLTKPMVNNLKVISEVTLGLIILSIGADFELKHFISISSRVAREYHNQACR; encoded by the coding sequence ATGGAGCTCAAATGTCAATCGGTCAGCAATATCCTGGCGGTCGCCCTTCTTTTCGGGTTGATCATGGGGAAGTTTGCCCAGCGTCTCAAGGTCCCAAAAGTTACCGGTTATATCCTTGCCGGCCTGATCATCGGCCCATCGTTTCTCGGACTTTTGACCAAACCGATGGTCAACAATTTAAAGGTGATCAGCGAAGTCACCCTCGGATTGATCATCCTCTCCATCGGGGCAGATTTCGAACTAAAACATTTTATTTCGATCAGCTCCAGGGTTGCCAGGGAATACCATAACCAGGCTTGCCGGTAA
- a CDS encoding TolC family protein, whose amino-acid sequence MAILIIFLAGQANSLTWPQVLNEAARSGREIKSAQKQLEVARWTYYKSYSGFLPQISANMSAGQSDNSTGQSNSYSYGLSFSQSLFKGFSNYNNLSAAGASLAYYQASLQYNEADYYYQLRQAFVNLYLGQRNIDVLKAIRQSRDENARMIKLLYDSGREDKGNYLRTDAQRQEADYRYLSAGRQLELAKLKLSQLIETQVSSVEGEFVPAPIGEPDFDSLLKEAPAYKMSRSQLTLAEIDQRATISEFLPTVSLQGSYSKSGSNWPPDSSSKSLSLNLSYPLFPGGSNIAERVISDAQYDKAKEDFSITKKEQYFAIRQAYETFRDALEEYKLAGIYLDASTQRAQIAQVKYLNGLVSYNEWDQVQNEYFSSQNSLINSLKSALLAEAAWHKSYGGHVK is encoded by the coding sequence GTGGCCATTTTAATAATTTTCCTGGCGGGCCAAGCCAATTCCCTGACCTGGCCGCAGGTTTTAAATGAAGCGGCCAGGAGCGGCCGCGAGATTAAAAGCGCCCAAAAACAGCTTGAGGTCGCGCGGTGGACATATTACAAGTCATACAGCGGATTTCTTCCCCAGATCTCGGCCAACATGTCGGCCGGCCAGTCGGACAATTCAACCGGTCAATCAAACAGTTATTCTTACGGCCTTAGTTTTTCCCAATCTCTCTTTAAGGGCTTCAGCAATTATAACAATCTCTCTGCCGCCGGCGCCAGCCTGGCTTATTACCAGGCGAGCCTTCAGTATAACGAGGCGGATTATTACTATCAGCTCCGCCAGGCTTTCGTCAATCTATATCTTGGCCAGCGGAACATCGATGTTTTGAAAGCGATCCGGCAGTCGCGCGACGAGAATGCCAGGATGATCAAGTTGTTATACGACAGCGGGCGGGAAGATAAAGGGAACTATCTTCGGACCGATGCCCAGCGCCAGGAGGCCGATTACCGGTATCTTTCCGCCGGAAGGCAATTGGAGCTGGCCAAATTGAAGCTTTCTCAATTGATCGAGACCCAGGTCTCAAGCGTCGAGGGGGAATTTGTCCCGGCGCCGATCGGTGAGCCGGACTTCGACTCCCTCCTGAAAGAAGCGCCCGCGTATAAAATGTCGCGGAGCCAGCTGACGCTGGCCGAGATCGACCAGCGGGCGACGATCAGTGAGTTTTTGCCGACCGTTTCTCTGCAGGGAAGCTATTCGAAAAGCGGCAGTAATTGGCCGCCGGATTCATCGAGCAAATCCCTTAGCCTGAACCTTTCGTATCCTCTTTTTCCTGGCGGGAGCAATATCGCCGAACGGGTGATCAGCGACGCCCAATACGACAAAGCGAAGGAAGATTTTTCCATCACCAAGAAAGAACAATATTTCGCGATCCGCCAGGCCTATGAAACTTTTCGCGACGCGCTTGAGGAATACAAGCTGGCCGGGATCTATCTTGACGCGTCGACCCAAAGGGCCCAGATCGCGCAGGTCAAATATTTGAACGGATTGGTCTCATACAATGAGTGGGACCAGGTGCAAAATGAATACTTCAGCAGTCAAAACAGTCTGATAAATTCTTTGAAGTCGGCCTTGCTGGCGGAAGCGGCCTGGCACAAAAGTTATGGAGGACACGTAAAATGA
- a CDS encoding ABC transporter permease has translation MIELKKVQKTYYIGGEIPVRALRGVDLKIEPGEFVAIMGPSGSGKSTLMAILGLLDKADSGEYFLLNKDLSRQGESDYAVLRNRFFGFVFQTFNLLPKLNVSDNVVLPFIYSGDNDGGKREHALSMLKKVGLGERLKHRPNQLSGGQQQRVALVRALANDPLVILADEPTGNLDSQSSKEIMGLLQDLNKQGNTIIMVTHEHDIAAYASRVLTLHDGAIITDERKRPTPAARLPEMKPIEKKRRWCCVAGLLNYTYEAYLSIVNNKLRSVLSILGVMIGVAAVITMLALGTGAKRSMEETLSSLGTNILMVRAPFRSSGISLGSQGPTRFTFADYESLQRIEGIDYVVPYVTGRAQVVFQNKNWNTSVVGTSVDYPVMRDVSLELGRFFTPSEANSKAKVAVIGQTVAKELFGEENPIGQSIKINRINFNLIGVLPKQGAAGFQNQDDRVLIPLKTAMYRLLGNDYINYFEVQVKDAEQMSYASERIIGEIMRLHRLPESQRQSIDVMNMAEIQAAAGALISTLSYLLGAVAAVSLLVGGIGIMNIMLVMVMERTHEIGLRKSLGAQRSDILIQFLVEAVLICLFGGVIGIAFGSLVSWALSTLAQWNVYISAGSIVLAFTFSVLVGVVFGLWPAWRASKLLPIEALRYE, from the coding sequence CTGATCGAGCTGAAAAAGGTCCAAAAGACTTATTACATCGGCGGGGAGATACCGGTCCGCGCCCTGCGTGGCGTCGACCTGAAGATCGAACCGGGGGAATTTGTCGCGATCATGGGCCCGTCGGGTTCCGGCAAGTCGACCCTGATGGCGATCCTTGGACTGCTCGACAAAGCGGACAGCGGCGAGTATTTTCTCTTGAACAAAGATCTTTCCCGCCAGGGAGAGAGCGACTACGCCGTTTTGCGCAACCGCTTTTTTGGTTTTGTTTTTCAAACTTTCAACCTTTTGCCGAAGCTCAACGTCTCCGACAACGTCGTTTTGCCGTTCATTTATTCCGGCGATAATGATGGCGGGAAAAGGGAGCATGCCCTCTCGATGCTTAAAAAGGTCGGGTTGGGGGAGAGGCTGAAGCACCGTCCCAACCAGCTCTCCGGTGGTCAGCAACAGCGGGTTGCCCTGGTCAGGGCGTTGGCGAACGATCCTCTGGTTATCTTAGCCGATGAGCCGACCGGCAACCTTGATTCACAATCATCCAAAGAGATCATGGGACTTCTGCAGGATCTCAACAAGCAGGGAAACACCATTATTATGGTAACCCATGAACACGACATCGCCGCTTACGCCAGCCGGGTCCTGACCCTGCATGACGGGGCGATAATCACCGATGAGCGGAAAAGACCTACCCCCGCCGCCCGCCTTCCTGAAATGAAACCGATCGAAAAAAAGCGGCGCTGGTGCTGTGTCGCCGGTCTGCTGAACTATACATATGAGGCTTATCTTTCGATCGTCAACAATAAGCTCCGCTCGGTCCTTTCCATTTTGGGGGTGATGATCGGGGTCGCGGCGGTCATTACTATGCTCGCTCTGGGGACCGGTGCCAAGCGGAGCATGGAAGAGACCCTCTCTTCACTGGGAACGAACATCCTGATGGTCCGCGCTCCTTTCAGATCAAGCGGCATTTCCCTTGGCTCGCAGGGGCCGACCCGCTTTACCTTCGCCGATTATGAGTCTCTCCAGCGGATCGAAGGGATCGATTACGTCGTCCCTTACGTTACCGGCCGGGCGCAGGTTGTTTTCCAAAATAAAAATTGGAACACCAGCGTGGTCGGTACCAGCGTCGATTATCCGGTGATGCGCGATGTATCTCTCGAGCTGGGCCGCTTTTTTACTCCGTCAGAGGCCAACAGCAAGGCCAAAGTGGCGGTGATCGGCCAAACGGTCGCCAAAGAGCTTTTTGGCGAGGAAAATCCGATCGGCCAGTCGATTAAGATCAACCGAATTAATTTCAATCTGATTGGGGTCCTGCCAAAGCAGGGGGCGGCCGGTTTCCAGAACCAGGACGACCGGGTCTTGATCCCGCTCAAGACGGCGATGTACCGCCTGCTGGGGAACGATTATATCAATTATTTCGAGGTCCAGGTAAAGGACGCGGAGCAAATGTCATACGCTTCGGAGAGGATCATCGGCGAAATTATGCGCCTCCACCGTCTGCCGGAATCACAGCGCCAGAGCATCGATGTCATGAACATGGCCGAGATCCAGGCGGCGGCTGGCGCCCTTATTTCGACCCTGTCGTACCTTTTAGGGGCGGTCGCGGCGGTCAGCCTGCTGGTCGGTGGGATCGGGATCATGAATATCATGCTGGTCATGGTGATGGAGCGGACCCACGAGATCGGCCTGCGCAAGTCGCTTGGCGCCCAGAGGAGCGATATCCTTATCCAGTTCCTGGTCGAAGCGGTCTTGATCTGTCTTTTTGGCGGGGTGATCGGGATCGCGTTCGGCAGCCTGGTCTCCTGGGCGTTATCTACTTTAGCCCAATGGAACGTCTATATTTCAGCCGGATCAATCGTCCTGGCTTTTACTTTTTCCGTGCTGGTCGGGGTGGTTTTTGGCCTCTGGCCAGCCTGGCGGGCGTCTAAGCTGCTGCCGATCGAAGCGCTCCGCTACGAATAG
- a CDS encoding Spy/CpxP family protein refolding chaperone, protein MKNVFGFLMIGLICASLVVPAEAARPNMGAARGRAEIGNGVERLYKNLDLTSEQKTKLMESRQAMERDLLPSRQKNEELMMKMRTEMTKDKPDQGAVEGYLKEINKNRLNSELKRTDFLLKFWGILTPEQKEKFRKTSKGNKVKIGKGNR, encoded by the coding sequence ATGAAAAATGTTTTTGGTTTCTTGATGATCGGATTGATTTGTGCTTCTTTGGTGGTCCCGGCAGAAGCCGCCCGGCCTAATATGGGGGCCGCGCGGGGTAGGGCGGAGATCGGAAATGGAGTGGAGCGGCTCTATAAAAACCTTGATCTGACCTCGGAGCAAAAGACGAAGCTGATGGAGAGCCGCCAGGCGATGGAGCGGGACCTTTTGCCGTCAAGGCAAAAGAACGAAGAGTTGATGATGAAGATGCGGACCGAAATGACGAAAGACAAGCCTGACCAGGGGGCGGTCGAAGGTTATTTGAAGGAGATCAACAAAAACCGGCTCAACTCGGAGCTGAAACGGACCGATTTCCTCCTCAAATTCTGGGGAATATTGACCCCGGAACAAAAAGAGAAATTCCGCAAGACATCGAAAGGGAATAAAGTTAAAATAGGGAAAGGGAATCGATAA
- a CDS encoding sigma-70 family RNA polymerase sigma factor, with translation MSSIEFAPLYEAHKEKVWRIASRYVFDREDREDLFQEVWLAVHKALKSFRGEAKVETWIYRVTVNTAINYAKKQALYRKGRQILAALRVVHEHPREAVDDLSVPLSKLNPRQRMVLLLADVEERPLEEIAELTGLPIGTVKSNLHRGREIVKKEVMKNG, from the coding sequence ATGTCATCCATTGAATTTGCCCCTCTTTACGAGGCGCACAAAGAAAAAGTCTGGCGGATCGCCTCCCGTTATGTTTTTGACCGGGAGGATCGGGAAGACCTTTTTCAGGAGGTCTGGCTGGCGGTCCATAAAGCTCTCAAGAGTTTCCGGGGAGAGGCAAAAGTCGAGACCTGGATCTATCGGGTCACTGTCAATACCGCCATCAATTACGCAAAAAAACAGGCCCTCTATCGGAAAGGGAGGCAAATATTGGCCGCTCTGCGGGTGGTCCACGAACATCCCCGGGAAGCGGTGGATGACCTTTCGGTCCCTCTCTCTAAATTGAACCCGCGCCAGCGGATGGTTCTTCTCCTGGCTGATGTTGAGGAACGGCCGCTGGAAGAGATCGCGGAACTGACCGGATTGCCGATCGGGACGGTCAAATCCAACCTCCACCGGGGTCGGGAAATCGTGAAAAAGGAAGTGATGAAAAATGGTTAG
- a CDS encoding efflux RND transporter periplasmic adaptor subunit, whose product MRKKIWGLGLVVSGLLLVVGLSGCAGKSEEPLKSVKVKLGSIKAEVPSTGVVEPRSRLEIKPPLSGRIDEVLVREGDSVKKGEILAWMSSSDRAAILDAARAKGADEVGRWEDVYKRTPVVAPLNGFIIQRAVEPGQSVTISDPILVMADYLIVKAQVDETDIGRISKGQFVNIELDAYQGESIDGRVEHIAFESKTINNVTIYQVDVLPGRVPGFFRAGMSATVNFILSEKNDIPVLPLNVVKKVGERSYVFVLKEGKAQPLQITTGLENSLNVQVTGGLGVGDEVIVPTIPMIEQLNKRFQRTRGPTNPLQRRQSD is encoded by the coding sequence ATGAGAAAAAAAATATGGGGGTTGGGATTGGTTGTCAGCGGTCTTCTGCTGGTCGTTGGTTTGTCCGGCTGTGCCGGCAAGAGCGAGGAGCCGCTTAAGAGCGTCAAAGTAAAATTGGGAAGCATTAAGGCCGAGGTCCCTTCGACCGGGGTAGTTGAGCCGCGGAGCCGTTTGGAGATTAAGCCCCCCTTAAGCGGCCGGATCGATGAAGTGCTGGTCAGGGAAGGGGACTCGGTCAAAAAAGGGGAGATCCTTGCCTGGATGAGCTCGTCCGACCGGGCGGCAATTCTTGACGCGGCCCGGGCCAAAGGAGCGGACGAGGTTGGCAGGTGGGAAGATGTTTACAAAAGGACACCGGTCGTGGCTCCGCTAAACGGTTTTATTATCCAGCGGGCGGTCGAGCCGGGGCAATCGGTGACGATCAGCGATCCGATCCTGGTGATGGCCGACTACCTGATCGTAAAGGCGCAGGTCGACGAGACCGATATCGGCAGGATCAGCAAAGGGCAGTTCGTCAACATCGAGCTTGACGCCTACCAGGGAGAATCGATCGACGGGCGGGTCGAGCATATCGCCTTTGAGTCCAAAACGATCAACAACGTGACCATTTACCAGGTCGATGTCCTCCCCGGACGGGTCCCCGGTTTTTTCCGGGCGGGGATGAGCGCGACCGTCAACTTTATTCTTAGCGAGAAAAACGACATCCCGGTCCTCCCTCTAAACGTTGTTAAAAAGGTCGGAGAACGATCCTACGTCTTTGTCCTGAAAGAGGGGAAAGCTCAGCCCTTGCAGATCACGACCGGGCTGGAAAACAGCCTGAACGTCCAGGTGACCGGCGGTCTTGGGGTCGGCGATGAAGTCATTGTGCCGACGATCCCCATGATCGAACAGCTCAACAAGCGTTTTCAGAGGACGCGCGGACCGACCAATCCGCTCCAGCGCCGGCAGAGCGATTAA
- a CDS encoding lysophospholipase: MPELIGNDPLYRKWTADNARAVFLLVHGMGAHSARWDFLGEYVAGNGYSSYAIELKGFGRTPERPRGHIDSFDTYYQDILNLREIIAKENPGKKIYLLGESLGGLLAFNVAGQYPEKFAGQVLISPAFQNGMKFSLSAYLTLITYILIDPKKTVEVPFTSAMCTRDVAYQKVMDGNPDELRVASLKMLLNTLFAQMKAKSMGKKLTVPSLFLISGRDLLIDEKTGKKIIDSFPLKEKTTIEYPEMLHALSIDLGREKVFADILSWLEKL; the protein is encoded by the coding sequence ATGCCGGAGCTCATTGGAAATGATCCGCTCTACCGGAAATGGACCGCCGATAACGCCAGGGCGGTTTTTCTTCTCGTCCACGGTATGGGAGCCCATTCCGCCAGGTGGGATTTTCTCGGAGAATATGTCGCCGGGAACGGCTATTCTTCTTACGCCATTGAACTAAAAGGCTTTGGCCGCACTCCGGAGCGGCCGCGCGGCCATATCGATTCGTTCGACACATATTATCAAGACATCCTGAATCTCCGCGAGATCATCGCTAAAGAAAATCCCGGCAAGAAGATCTACCTGCTGGGAGAAAGCCTTGGCGGCTTGCTGGCTTTTAACGTAGCCGGACAATATCCGGAAAAATTCGCCGGTCAGGTCCTGATCTCCCCCGCCTTCCAGAACGGGATGAAATTTTCCCTCTCCGCATACCTGACCCTGATCACCTATATCCTGATCGATCCTAAAAAAACGGTCGAAGTCCCCTTTACGTCGGCGATGTGCACCCGGGACGTTGCGTACCAAAAGGTGATGGACGGTAATCCCGACGAACTCCGGGTCGCGAGCCTGAAAATGCTTCTCAACACCCTCTTCGCGCAAATGAAAGCGAAAAGTATGGGCAAAAAACTGACCGTCCCCTCCCTCTTTTTGATCTCCGGCCGCGATCTGCTGATCGACGAAAAAACCGGTAAAAAGATCATCGATTCATTCCCGCTTAAGGAAAAAACGACGATCGAATACCCGGAAATGCTCCACGCTCTTTCCATTGATCTCGGTCGGGAAAAAGTTTTTGCTGATATTTTATCTTGGTTAGAAAAGCTTTAG